ACAGAACATCTGACAGATTGATGAGAGATTAAACTGGTGTTTTCCCCACAGACAAAGGCCTCAAGTGTCCCGTCTGTTTGCTGGAGTTTGAGGAACAGGAGACGGTTCGAGAAATGCCTTGCAAACACCTTTTCCACTCAGGATGCATCCTGCCCTGGCTGGGAAAGGTAACGCTcccacattcatttcatttcacagcagaCTGATGGAGCTCGAGCCGCTGCTTTGAATCGATTCTGAACCATCTGCGTGTTTGCACTCGTAGACGAACTCCTGTCCGCTCTGCAGACTCGAACTACCAACCGACAACCCAGAGTACGAGGAGTTCAAGAAGGACAAGGTGAGTGTGGGGCTGAGCTTTGGACGCCTCACCTGGTCCTCAGCCTCTGGCTGTTTTCAATACGGCGTCAGTCTGCAGCTGAACGGTGTTTCTGTCCTGCAGGAGAGACGAAGACAGCGGGAGCACAGGCTGGAAGATCTACACGGAGCCATGTACACATGACCCGACGGCTGTTTGACACGTTTTACAGGAAACGATGAAACAAAGACGAAAGACTCAGGAAGGACAAAATGCTGCGTTCATGCCATTTCACAGAATGTAAGCTCAGACACGAGGATGGGAAAGAACGGC
This Chaetodon auriga isolate fChaAug3 chromosome 5, fChaAug3.hap1, whole genome shotgun sequence DNA region includes the following protein-coding sequences:
- the rnf181 gene encoding E3 ubiquitin-protein ligase RNF181, with protein sequence MASYFDEHDCEPTNPEEQYRQNALLELARSLMQGLDLFDSGGLDPSDWDQRLPPPAAKTAVQTLTVVVISPEQADKGLKCPVCLLEFEEQETVREMPCKHLFHSGCILPWLGKTNSCPLCRLELPTDNPEYEEFKKDKERRRQREHRLEDLHGAMYT